In the genome of Streptomyces sp. V2I9, one region contains:
- a CDS encoding acyltransferase, whose protein sequence is MNYRVQPTAQVDETAEIGAGSSVWELAQIREGARLGEGCVIGRGAYVGTGVRIGDNVKLQNYALVYEPAELGDGVFVGPAVVLTNDHNPRSVDPDGKQKRGGDWEAVGVKVAEGASLGARSVCVAPVRIGRWAMVAAGAVVTKDVPDFALVVGVPARQIGWVGHSGVRLVERGGEPGVWECPQSGALYEEKDGVLAER, encoded by the coding sequence GTGAACTACAGGGTCCAGCCCACCGCCCAGGTCGACGAGACCGCCGAGATCGGGGCCGGCTCCAGCGTCTGGGAGCTGGCGCAGATCCGCGAGGGAGCCAGGCTCGGCGAGGGCTGCGTCATCGGCCGCGGCGCGTACGTCGGGACCGGCGTGCGCATCGGCGACAACGTGAAGCTGCAGAACTACGCCCTCGTGTACGAGCCCGCCGAGCTCGGCGACGGCGTCTTCGTCGGCCCCGCGGTCGTCCTCACCAACGACCACAACCCGCGCTCGGTCGACCCTGACGGCAAGCAGAAGCGCGGCGGTGACTGGGAGGCGGTCGGCGTGAAGGTCGCCGAGGGCGCCTCGCTCGGCGCCCGCTCGGTCTGCGTCGCCCCGGTCCGTATCGGCCGGTGGGCGATGGTCGCGGCCGGCGCGGTGGTCACCAAGGACGTCCCCGACTTCGCCCTGGTGGTCGGTGTACCCGCCCGGCAGATCGGCTGGGTCGGCCACAGCGGTGTCCGGCTGGTCGAGCGCGGGGGCGAGCCGGGGGTGTGGGAGTGCCCGCAGAGCGGGGCTCTGTACGAGGAGAAGGACGGAGTGCTCGCGGAGCGCTGA
- a CDS encoding nucleotide sugar dehydrogenase: MNICVVALGKIGLPLAVQFAAKGHRVIGADVNEKVVELVNAATEPFPGEYDLDVKLKETVGAGLLSATTDTTAAVAASDAVVVVVPLFVDAEGTPDFGWMDAATRAIAAGLKPGTLVSYETTLPVGTTRTRWAPMLAEGSGLTPGEDFHLVFSPERVLTGRVFADLRRYPKLVGGIDEASAAAGVAFYESVLDFDEREDLPRPNGVWDLGTAEASELAKLAETTYRDVNIGLANQFARFADQNDIDVKKVIEACNSQPYSHIHQPGIAVGGHCIPIYPRMYLWNDPEATVVRSAREANAAMPAYAVDLLAAAYGDLDGVGVLVLGAAYRGGVKETAFSGVFGVVEALKARGAVPFVSDPMYTAEELSALGLVPHDGHQAVTAAILQADHAEYRELSAADLPDVRVLVDGRRTTDPANWAGVRRVVIGG; the protein is encoded by the coding sequence ATGAACATCTGTGTAGTCGCGCTCGGCAAGATCGGGCTTCCGCTCGCCGTGCAGTTCGCCGCCAAGGGCCACCGGGTCATCGGCGCGGACGTCAACGAGAAGGTCGTCGAGCTCGTCAACGCGGCCACCGAGCCGTTCCCCGGCGAGTACGACCTCGACGTGAAGCTCAAGGAGACCGTCGGCGCCGGTCTGCTCTCCGCCACGACGGACACCACCGCCGCGGTCGCCGCGTCCGACGCCGTCGTGGTCGTCGTCCCGCTCTTCGTGGACGCCGAGGGCACCCCGGACTTCGGGTGGATGGACGCCGCCACGCGGGCCATCGCGGCGGGCCTGAAGCCCGGCACGCTGGTCAGCTACGAGACCACGCTGCCGGTGGGCACCACCCGTACCCGCTGGGCGCCGATGCTGGCCGAGGGCTCGGGCCTGACCCCGGGTGAGGACTTCCACCTGGTCTTCTCCCCGGAGCGGGTGCTCACCGGCCGGGTCTTCGCCGACCTGCGCCGCTACCCCAAGCTCGTCGGCGGCATCGACGAGGCGTCCGCCGCGGCCGGCGTCGCCTTCTACGAGTCGGTCCTCGACTTCGACGAGCGCGAGGACCTGCCCCGCCCGAACGGGGTCTGGGACCTCGGCACGGCGGAGGCGTCCGAGCTGGCGAAGCTCGCCGAGACCACGTACCGCGACGTCAACATCGGCCTGGCCAACCAGTTCGCCCGGTTCGCCGACCAGAACGACATCGACGTCAAGAAGGTCATCGAGGCCTGCAACAGCCAGCCCTACAGCCACATCCACCAGCCCGGTATCGCCGTCGGCGGCCACTGCATCCCGATCTACCCGCGGATGTACCTGTGGAACGACCCGGAGGCGACCGTCGTGCGCTCGGCCCGCGAGGCCAACGCCGCGATGCCCGCGTACGCCGTCGATCTGCTGGCCGCCGCCTACGGCGACCTGGACGGCGTCGGGGTCCTGGTGCTGGGCGCGGCCTACCGCGGCGGTGTCAAGGAGACCGCGTTCTCCGGTGTCTTCGGCGTCGTCGAGGCCCTGAAGGCGCGGGGCGCGGTGCCGTTCGTCTCGGACCCGATGTACACGGCCGAGGAGCTGTCCGCCCTCGGTCTCGTCCCGCACGACGGCCACCAGGCCGTCACCGCCGCGATCCTCCAGGCCGACCACGCCGAGTACCGCGAGCTGTCCGCCGCCGACCTCCCGGACGTCCGCGTCCTGGTCGACGGCCGCCGCACCACGGACCCGGCCAACTGGGCCGGCGTACGCCGCGTGGTCATCGGGGGCTGA
- a CDS encoding glycosyltransferase family A protein: MTRGADVTVVVAVYNTMPYLTECLNSLVGQSIGHERLQVVAVDDGSTDGSGEELDLFAQRHPDVFTVVHQPNSGGPAAPSNRALELATGRYVYFIGSDDHLGEEALERMVACADANESDVVVGKMVGTNGRYVHQKLYTGNRDVTLDDSALPYTLANTKLFRRELVEKHGLRFPEDMPVGSDQPFTIEACVRARKISVISDYTCYYAVKRGDASNITYRADHVARLRCVQRIMEHTAALIPAGPQRDAVFKRHFDWELTKLLQKDFPALDAGTRRQVCEGVGALVDAYFTDGLRDGTGVKRRVRFGLALRGAVDELTRAIADEEEHGAPPFLLEGERAFALYPGFRDPAVGLDEHWYEARETVAGRLAAGTKLESAAWEQSGEQLALTLSLRTGVTGDATSAVVVLAQGAMPKTADKAGARKLPEDAARPEAVGEFTREPAEDGTGTLLSARIPIEPVRAKRGVRVHVDVAGSTYEIPVRTEGLPMPLARRWGSRTPYRVAASPNPKGRLVITTAPLWDPKPGVGARLRRILSRSKRK; encoded by the coding sequence ATGACACGAGGGGCTGATGTCACGGTCGTCGTCGCCGTCTACAACACGATGCCGTACCTCACCGAGTGCCTGAACTCGCTGGTGGGCCAGAGCATCGGTCATGAGCGGCTGCAGGTCGTGGCGGTCGACGACGGCTCGACCGACGGCAGCGGTGAGGAACTCGACCTCTTCGCCCAGCGTCACCCGGACGTCTTCACCGTCGTCCACCAGCCCAACTCCGGCGGCCCGGCCGCTCCCAGCAACCGCGCGCTGGAGCTGGCGACCGGCCGCTACGTCTACTTCATCGGGTCCGACGACCACCTCGGCGAGGAGGCGCTGGAGCGGATGGTCGCCTGCGCCGACGCCAACGAGTCCGACGTGGTCGTCGGCAAGATGGTCGGCACCAACGGGCGTTACGTCCACCAGAAGCTCTACACCGGGAACCGGGACGTCACCCTCGACGACTCCGCGCTTCCCTACACGCTGGCCAACACCAAGCTGTTCCGCCGGGAGCTGGTGGAGAAGCACGGGCTCCGCTTCCCCGAGGACATGCCGGTCGGCAGTGACCAGCCGTTCACCATCGAGGCGTGCGTCCGGGCCCGGAAGATCTCCGTGATCTCCGACTACACCTGCTACTACGCGGTCAAGCGCGGCGACGCCAGCAACATCACGTACCGGGCGGACCACGTGGCCCGGCTCCGGTGCGTCCAGCGGATCATGGAGCACACGGCCGCGCTGATCCCCGCCGGTCCGCAGCGTGACGCGGTGTTCAAGCGGCACTTCGACTGGGAGCTGACCAAGCTCCTGCAGAAGGACTTCCCCGCGCTCGACGCCGGCACCCGCCGTCAGGTCTGCGAGGGTGTCGGCGCGCTGGTGGACGCCTACTTCACGGACGGGCTGCGCGACGGCACCGGAGTCAAGCGCCGGGTGCGCTTCGGCCTCGCCCTGCGCGGCGCCGTCGATGAGCTCACCCGCGCCATCGCGGACGAGGAGGAGCACGGGGCCCCGCCCTTCCTGCTGGAAGGCGAGCGGGCCTTCGCGCTCTATCCGGGCTTCCGGGACCCGGCCGTCGGCCTGGACGAGCACTGGTACGAGGCACGCGAGACGGTCGCGGGCAGGCTCGCGGCAGGTACGAAACTGGAGTCGGCCGCCTGGGAGCAGAGCGGTGAGCAGCTCGCCCTCACGCTCTCGCTGCGGACGGGTGTCACGGGCGACGCGACGTCGGCCGTCGTCGTCCTCGCCCAGGGCGCCATGCCGAAGACCGCCGACAAGGCCGGCGCCCGCAAACTGCCCGAGGACGCCGCACGCCCCGAAGCGGTCGGCGAGTTCACCAGGGAGCCCGCCGAGGACGGCACGGGCACCCTGCTGAGCGCCCGCATCCCGATCGAGCCGGTCCGGGCCAAGCGCGGCGTACGCGTCCACGTCGACGTGGCCGGCTCCACGTACGAGATCCCGGTCCGCACCGAGGGGCTGCCGATGCCGCTGGCGCGCCGTTGGGGGAGCCGCACCCCCTACCGGGTCGCGGCGAGCCCGAACCCGAAGGGGCGGCTCGTGATCACGACGGCCCCCCTGTGGGACCCGAAGCCCGGCGTGGGCGCACGGCTGCGCCGCATTCTGTCCAGGTCGAAGAGGAAGTAA
- a CDS encoding glycosyltransferase family 4 protein: MAIDSSAAGPERSTRGKIVMLVDNGVNGDSRVQKEARSAADAGWDVVLLGKSPTKKTQKWRLGEARVRLLHVPTPMHRRRHEYRRAVLRSPLAYPPGPLAEYRKQRMKAWRAELNVRSVEARRDKSALGSAALLPPRLLAKALNKWVHFRAGRTEALALRRKNMDSALDRFTTAFWVRTMGDRAWRRLDPALWDFELAYGKVIDRLEPDVIHANDFRMLGVAARAKLRAEAKGRKVKILWDVHEFLPGIKPWNPHPRWHIAQCGHEREYAKYADAVTTVSGTLAEMLVERHGLKTLPEVVLNAPDAEISPEQAAEPVPDLRELCGIGPDVPLAVYSGAAAPQRGLDIMVEALPQLPGTHVAFVVLRPNSAYMQELKERAAELGVTERLHILPYVPHYQVVPFLSAADVGVIPIHHWPNHEIALITKFFEYSHARLPFVVSDVKTMGAMVARTGQGEVFTAEDVSDYVRAVKSVLADPAKYRAVYEREGLLENWTWEAQAEVLDRVYSRLVGAAPVKAQQPGSQVMA; the protein is encoded by the coding sequence ATGGCGATTGACAGCTCGGCCGCAGGGCCGGAGCGCAGCACCCGCGGCAAGATCGTGATGCTCGTCGACAACGGCGTCAACGGCGACTCCCGGGTGCAGAAAGAAGCCCGTTCGGCGGCGGACGCCGGCTGGGATGTGGTGCTTCTGGGCAAGTCGCCCACCAAGAAGACGCAGAAATGGCGGCTCGGCGAGGCGCGGGTCCGCCTGCTGCATGTGCCGACGCCCATGCACCGCCGTCGTCACGAGTACCGCCGTGCCGTGCTGCGTTCGCCTCTCGCGTACCCGCCCGGCCCGCTGGCGGAGTACCGGAAGCAGCGGATGAAGGCCTGGCGTGCCGAGCTGAACGTCCGGAGCGTCGAGGCCAGGCGTGACAAGTCGGCGCTGGGCTCAGCGGCTCTGCTGCCGCCGCGCCTGCTGGCGAAGGCCCTGAACAAGTGGGTGCACTTCCGGGCCGGCCGCACCGAGGCGCTCGCGCTGCGGCGCAAGAACATGGACTCGGCGCTGGACCGTTTCACCACGGCCTTCTGGGTGCGGACCATGGGGGACCGGGCCTGGCGACGCCTCGACCCGGCTCTGTGGGACTTCGAACTGGCCTACGGGAAGGTCATCGACCGACTCGAACCCGATGTGATCCACGCCAACGACTTCCGCATGCTCGGCGTGGCGGCACGGGCGAAGCTGCGCGCCGAGGCCAAGGGCCGCAAGGTCAAGATCCTCTGGGACGTCCACGAGTTCCTGCCCGGAATCAAGCCGTGGAACCCGCACCCGCGCTGGCACATCGCGCAGTGCGGCCACGAGCGGGAGTACGCGAAGTACGCCGACGCCGTCACGACGGTCTCCGGCACCCTGGCCGAGATGCTGGTCGAGCGCCACGGACTGAAGACCCTGCCCGAGGTGGTGCTCAACGCGCCCGACGCCGAGATCTCGCCGGAACAGGCCGCGGAGCCGGTCCCCGACCTGCGGGAACTGTGCGGCATCGGGCCCGACGTGCCCCTGGCGGTCTACAGTGGCGCCGCGGCACCGCAGCGCGGGCTCGACATCATGGTCGAGGCGCTGCCCCAGCTCCCCGGCACGCACGTGGCCTTCGTCGTCCTGCGGCCCAACTCGGCCTACATGCAGGAGTTGAAGGAGCGCGCCGCCGAGTTGGGCGTCACCGAACGGCTGCACATCCTGCCGTACGTGCCGCACTACCAGGTGGTGCCCTTCCTGTCCGCGGCGGATGTGGGCGTCATTCCCATCCACCACTGGCCGAACCACGAGATCGCCCTGATCACGAAGTTCTTCGAGTACTCCCACGCTCGCCTGCCGTTCGTGGTGAGCGACGTCAAGACGATGGGGGCCATGGTCGCCCGCACGGGCCAGGGCGAGGTCTTCACCGCCGAGGACGTCTCCGACTACGTCCGGGCGGTCAAGTCGGTGCTCGCCGATCCCGCGAAGTACCGCGCCGTGTACGAACGCGAGGGGCTGCTGGAGAACTGGACCTGGGAGGCCCAGGCCGAGGTGCTCGACCGGGTGTACTCGCGGCTGGTCGGAGCGGCGCCGGTGAAGGCGCAACAACCCGGTTCCCAGGTGATGGCATGA
- a CDS encoding Gfo/Idh/MocA family protein, whose amino-acid sequence MSAVLKAGLVGLGSMGRHHARVLAGLEGVELVGVVDPMGDKNGWAQGAPVLSTVEELIALGIDYAVVACPTALHEEVGLQLADAGVCALIEKPLADTVEGARRLVDAFESRGLVAGVGHIERCNPALLSLRARLEAGELGDVYQVVTRRQGPFPHRIADVGVVKDLATHDIDLTGWVTGQTYTSIAAHTVSKSGRPHEDMVSAVGQLSDGTMVNHLVNWLSPLKERFTSVTGERGCFIADTLTADLTFHSNAAVTTEWEALRAFRGVSEGDMVRYAIPKREPLLVEHELFRDAVQGKPADICTLRQGLRTVEVATSLLDSANTGRTVVFETGEPARHGD is encoded by the coding sequence GTGAGTGCCGTACTGAAGGCCGGGCTCGTCGGCCTCGGCTCCATGGGCCGCCACCACGCCCGCGTCCTCGCAGGCCTGGAAGGCGTCGAGCTGGTCGGCGTCGTCGACCCGATGGGCGACAAGAACGGCTGGGCCCAGGGTGCCCCCGTCCTGTCCACCGTCGAGGAGCTGATCGCCCTCGGCATCGACTACGCCGTCGTGGCCTGCCCGACCGCGCTGCACGAGGAGGTCGGCCTCCAGCTCGCCGACGCCGGGGTCTGCGCCCTCATCGAGAAGCCGCTCGCGGACACCGTCGAGGGCGCCCGCCGCCTCGTGGACGCCTTCGAGTCGCGCGGCCTGGTGGCCGGCGTCGGCCACATCGAGCGCTGCAACCCGGCCCTGCTGTCGCTCCGCGCCCGCCTGGAGGCCGGCGAGCTGGGCGACGTCTACCAGGTCGTCACCCGCCGCCAGGGCCCCTTCCCGCACCGCATCGCGGACGTCGGCGTGGTCAAGGACCTCGCCACGCACGACATCGACCTGACGGGCTGGGTCACCGGGCAGACGTACACCTCGATCGCCGCGCACACCGTCTCCAAGTCCGGGCGCCCCCACGAGGACATGGTCTCCGCCGTGGGCCAGCTCTCCGACGGCACCATGGTCAACCACCTGGTCAACTGGCTGAGCCCGCTCAAGGAACGGTTCACCTCGGTCACCGGCGAGCGCGGCTGCTTCATCGCGGACACCCTCACCGCCGACCTCACCTTCCACTCCAACGCCGCGGTCACCACCGAATGGGAGGCGCTGCGCGCCTTCCGCGGGGTCTCCGAGGGCGACATGGTCCGCTACGCCATCCCCAAGCGCGAGCCGCTGCTCGTCGAGCACGAACTGTTCCGCGACGCGGTGCAGGGCAAGCCGGCCGACATCTGCACCCTCCGGCAGGGGCTGCGCACCGTCGAGGTGGCGACATCGCTGCTCGACTCGGCCAACACCGGCCGGACCGTTGTGTTCGAGACAGGAGAGCCCGCCCGTCATGGCGATTGA
- a CDS encoding DegT/DnrJ/EryC1/StrS aminotransferase family protein encodes MTSINEQPIPAARPVIGEDEIEAAVRVLRSGRVVQGPEVAAFEDGFSRLVDGRHCVAVNSGTSALHLLLLALGIGPGDEVIVPSFSFAASANAVRLVGADVVFADIEPGSFGLDPAAVEAAITPRTAAIMPVHLYGHPAAMDKLMPIAEKHKLAVVEDACQAHAAALNGTPVGAFGAGGTFSFYPTKNMHSLEGGMVSTADAELARTLRLLRNQGMEQRYANEIVGANMRMTDVSAAVGRVQLGKLEGWTEQRRANAAYLDAHITAPGVITPPVAEGARHIYHQYTVRIQGDRDAAMAKLTEAGVGNAVYYPTPIHRLKPYWEPDQKAGRTWDLPETEKAAAEVVSLPVHPSLTEGDLARIVTAVNSLGENL; translated from the coding sequence ATGACGAGCATCAACGAGCAGCCGATCCCTGCTGCCCGTCCGGTCATCGGGGAAGACGAGATCGAGGCCGCGGTGCGCGTGCTGCGCAGCGGCCGTGTCGTGCAGGGCCCCGAGGTGGCCGCCTTCGAGGACGGCTTCTCGCGCCTGGTCGACGGTCGGCACTGCGTCGCCGTCAACTCGGGCACCTCGGCACTCCACCTGCTGCTTCTCGCCCTGGGCATCGGTCCGGGCGACGAGGTGATCGTCCCCTCCTTCTCCTTCGCCGCCTCCGCGAACGCGGTGCGCCTCGTCGGCGCCGACGTCGTGTTCGCCGACATCGAGCCGGGCAGCTTCGGGCTCGACCCCGCGGCCGTCGAGGCCGCGATCACGCCGCGCACCGCCGCCATCATGCCCGTGCACCTCTACGGCCACCCCGCGGCGATGGACAAGCTCATGCCGATCGCGGAGAAGCACAAGCTCGCCGTGGTCGAGGATGCCTGCCAGGCCCACGCGGCCGCGCTGAACGGCACCCCGGTCGGCGCGTTCGGCGCGGGCGGCACCTTCAGCTTCTACCCGACCAAGAACATGCACTCGCTCGAAGGCGGCATGGTCAGCACGGCCGACGCCGAGCTGGCCCGCACCCTGCGCCTGCTGCGCAACCAGGGCATGGAGCAGCGGTACGCCAACGAGATCGTCGGCGCCAACATGCGGATGACCGACGTGTCCGCCGCCGTCGGCCGCGTACAGCTCGGCAAGCTGGAGGGATGGACCGAGCAGCGCCGCGCCAACGCCGCGTACCTCGACGCCCACATCACCGCGCCGGGCGTCATCACGCCGCCGGTGGCCGAGGGCGCCCGGCACATCTACCACCAGTACACCGTGCGCATCCAGGGCGACCGGGACGCCGCGATGGCCAAGCTCACCGAGGCGGGCGTCGGCAACGCGGTCTACTACCCGACGCCGATCCACCGGCTCAAGCCCTACTGGGAGCCGGACCAGAAGGCGGGCCGCACCTGGGACCTGCCCGAGACCGAGAAGGCCGCCGCCGAGGTCGTCTCGCTGCCCGTCCACCCCTCGCTCACCGAGGGCGACCTCGCGCGCATCGTGACCGCCGTGAACTCCCTGGGGGAGAACCTGTGA